In Deinococcus irradiatisoli, the genomic stretch CCGGCCCGCGACCACCGCTTGCAGGCCTGCTTTCCGCTGGGCGCGCCGGCGGCTTTCTCGAGTGCCGAAACGCCGTTCGGGGTGGTGGAGCGCCCCACCCGCCTGCCCGCCGATCAGCGCGGCAGCAGCGAACCGGCGGTTCACGAGCACCCCCAGATGACCTTCGTGAGCGTGAGCGGCGGGGAGCGCGGCCTGACGGTGCTGAACCAGGGGCTGCCGGAATTCAGCGCCGACGAAGCCGGCACGCTGCGTCTGACTTTGCTGCGCTCGGTGGGCTGGCTGTCGCGCGAGGACCTGCTGACGCGGGCGGGCGGCGCCGGGCCGACCATCCAGACGCCGGACGCCCAGCGCCTGGGGCCGGTCTCGGCGCACTACAGCCTGGTGCCGCACGCCGGAACCTGGCACGCAGCGCGCAGCTGGCAGGACGCCCACGCCTTTAACGCCCCGCTTCACACCGCTGCGCGCCTCAGCCAGGTGGTGCCGCTGCGCAACCGGCACCGCGCCGAGCACGCCGACCTGCCGCCTTCCGGGCAACGGCTCAGTCTGGAAGGCGACGTGCTGCTGACGGCCCTCAAACGCGCTGAGGACCGCGAAGCGCTGATCGTGCGCTTCGTGAACCAGACGCCGCAGGAACAGGCGGTGACCTTGAGCCTGCCTGGCCTGGGCCGGGCCGAACGCACCAACCTGCGCGAGGAGCCGCTGGAGGAGTTGCCGGTGGAGGGAGGGGCGGTCAAGCTGTCGGCGCGGCCCTGGGAGATCGTCACCGTGGCCCTGCACGCCTCGCCGGACGACCGAGCAAGCCACTGACCCGCCCCCCGTTCTCACTGTCTGGAGGTTCCTGAAATGTCCACCCTGGCCCTGCTTCACACCACGCCGGTCACGCTCGGCGCCATGCAACCGCTCGTCGATGAGCTCGCTCCCGGCGTGCGCGTGATCAACCTGCTCGACGACAGCCTGCTCAGCGACGTGATGAAGGCCGGTGAAGTCGGTGAAGCCGTGCGCGAGCGCCTGCGCGCCTACGTGGGCAGCGCCGCCGCTGCCGGAGCCGACGCCGTGCTGTGCTGCTGCTCCTCGGTGGGCGCGGCGGTCGAAGCGCTGCGCCCCGAGGTCGGGTTGCCGTTCCTGCGCATCGACGAGCCGATGGCCCAGGAAGCGGTGCGCCTCGGGCGGCGCATCGGGGTGCTCGGCACCGTTCGCACCACCCTCGATCCCACCGCCGACCTGATCGCCCGCGCCGCCGGGCAGCAGGGCCGGGAAATCGAACTCGAAGCGGTGCTGGTGGAAGGCGCCTACGACGCCCTCAAGGCCGGACAGGCCGAGGAACACGACCGGCTGGTGCTCTCGGCCCTGGAAGCCTTGAGGGAGCGCTCGGACGTGGTGGTGCTGGCCCAGGCCAGCATGGCCCGCCTGCTGCCGCGCTTGCCGGAAAGCCCCTTGCCCGTGCTGACCAGTCCGCGCAGCGGCCTGACGCGCGCCCTGGAGCAGCTGTGAGCGCCTACGTCCCCTTGGCCGAGATGCTGCCGGAAGCGCAGCGCGGCGGCTATGCGGTGGCGGCCCTCAGCGCCCGCTACCGCGCCTGCGTGCGCCCGGCCCTGCAGGCGGCCGTGGATCTGCACAGCCCGGTGATTCTGGAAATCAGCCAGCGCGAACTCGGCTGGTTCGGGCTGACGCCGCAGGATTTTCGCATGGCTCTCGACGAAGCCGTGCGCGACCTGGGGGCCGACATCCCCATCGGCCTGCACCTCGACCACAGCTGGGACTTCCCGGTGATCGCCTCGGCCATCGAGGCGGGCTTTTCCAGCGTGATGATCGACGCCAGCGCCCAGCCATTCGAGGAGAACGTGCGCCAGACCCGCGAGGTCGTGGACTACGCCCACGCGCGCGGCGTCAGCGTGGAAGCCGAACTCGGCAAGCTGACCACCACCGATCAGATGGAAACGGACGGTGACGAGGCGCTCTACACCGTGCCGGAAGAAGCGCTCACCTTTGTGCAGCAGACCGGCTGCGACGTGCTGGCCGTCTCGATCGGCACCGCGCACGGCGTCTACGCCGTCAAGAATCCCAAGATCGACTTCGAGCGGCTGGCGGCGATCCGCGCCCTGCTGCCGCAGACACCGCTGGTGCTGCACGGCGGCAGCGGCCTGCCGCCCGAGACGGTTCACCGGGCCATCGCCCTGCCGGGCGGCGGGGTCAGCAAGATGAACGTGGCGACCGACCTTGAGCGTGCCCTGCTGGCCGGGCTCGGCGGCCTGGAGCGGATGACCAGCGCCGAACTCGACGCCCTCGACCCGGCGCGGCGCGCCCGTGGCCTGGAAGCGGTCTACCGCGAGGCGTGCGACAAGATCGAGCATTTCGTGCGCTCGGCGGGCCACGCCGGGGGAGCAGCAGAGCGCTGATGCCCGTTTGGCGGCAGGACCTCGCCGGGGAGTGGCAGCTGGCGCCCTCGCTGGACGAAGCCTGGCGCTCGGCCGGCTGGCACGTCCGCCCGACCCTGCCAGTGGGCGCCTTCGCCCGCCCCGAATGGGTTGCGGCGCGGGTGCCGGGCAGCGTCCACGCCGACCTGATCCGCGCCGGGGTGCTGGCCGAGCCGAACATTGGCCTGAACAGCCTCGCGGCCGAGTGGGTCAGCGCCCGTCAGTGGGTTTACCGCCGAGAGTTCCGGGTGGAACTGCCGGAAGGAGGCCGCCTGTTTCTGCACTTCGGCGGCGTGGACCACTCGGCCACGGTGTACCTCGACGGGAGGTGGCTGGGCGAACTGGAAGGCCCGCTGACCCCGGCCCGGTTCGAGGTCAGCGGTCTGGACCGGGCCGCCGCGCACCTGCTGGTGGTGGTGCTGGCCGAGCCGCCTGCCGAGGCGGGGCAGCAGGGCCGCACCAGCGCGACCCGCAGCCTCAAGCCGCGCTGGAGCTACGGCTGGGATTTCGCCACCCGCCTGATCTCCGCCGGGCTGTGCGGCGAAGTCTGGCTGGAGCACGACGGGGGCGCGGCCATTCTTGACGTGTGGGTGCGCCCGCAGTTGAGCGAAGATTTGCGTTCGGCCACCGTGCGCGCCCAGGTGCAGCTCAGCGGGCCGCCGGACACCCTCTGCATCGCCACCTTGCACCACCCGGACGGCCGCTCCGAAACCCGGCAGGGCCGCGCGGGCGAGCTGAAATTCGACCTCGACTCGCCCGCGCTGTGGTGGCCGGCCGGTCTGGGCGAGCCAGCGCTCTACACCTTGCAGGTGAGCGTGCCGGGCGCCCGGCCGGTGCAGCGGCGTTTCGGGCTGAGGCGCTCGCGGCTGGTGCACAACGCCGCCTCGCTGGAACGCGGTGCCCGGCCCTACACCCTGGAGATCAACGGACAGCGCCTCTACGCGCGCGGCTTCAATGTCCTGCCGGTGGACCTCATCGCCGGGCGGGGCGGCGAGGCCCAGCGTGAGCGCGACCTCATCCGGCTGGCGCGGCAGGCCCACGCCAACCTGCTGCGCTTCAACGGCGTGGCGCCGCTGGCCTCGACCACCGTTCTCGACGCCTGCGACGAACTCGGCGTGATGGTCTGGCAGGAGTTGCCGCTGACCTCCAGCGGGGTGGATCAGGTGCCGCCCGAATCGGCGGAGTTCCTGGCGGCCCTGGAACGCGGCGCGCCGCCGCTGATCGAGCACCTGCGCCACCATCCCAGCGTGGTGATCTACGGCGGGGGCAACGAACTCACCGACGATCAGCGCCGCCCGCTGGACGAAACGCACCCGCTGCTTTCGCGCATCGGGCAGCTGTTTGGGCAGTACGGCGACGACCTGCCGTACCTGCCGACCTCGCCCAGCGGCCCCGTGTACGACCTGGACGGCCCCGACCTGGGTTCGGCGGAGCAGCACGACGTTCACGGTCCCTGGCATTACCGGGGCGTGCACGATACCTACCGGCCCCTCACCCTCAGCCGCGCCCTGATGCACAGCGAGTTCGGCTGTCAGGCCCCGGCCCGGGCCGCCACCCTGGAGCGTTACCTGCACCAGACCTGGCCGATGACCGACGCGGTGCCGGACGTCGTGCACCACGGCCCGGCCTGGATGATGCGCCACCGCCTGGAAGAGGTGTTCGGGCCGCTGCACGACCTGAAAACTTACACCCTGCTGGGGCAGGCGGCGCAGGGAGACGTGCTGCGCCACGCCCTGCTGCACAACCGCGCCCGCCGGGAAGAATGCAGCGCGGCGCTGGTGTGGCAGCTGAACGAGCCCTGGCCCGGCGCCCACAACACCAGCGTGCTGGACTACGATCTGAAGCCCAAGTTGGCCTTTTACCGCTGCCGCGAGGCCAACGCGCCGGTGGCCGTCCACCTGGGCCTGCCGGGGCCGGTGGTGGGCGGTGAGTTGCGCCTGCGCCCCGAAGTGCTGGCCGACGAACCAGGCCGGGGCACCCTGATCCTCACCCTGTCCGATGTGGGCGGCACGACGTTGCAGGCCTGGCAGGGCGAAGTGGACTGGCCTGCACCTCCCGCCGAACTGGACTGGCCGGCCCCGAGCGGCCCCAGTTTGCTGCGCGCCGAACTCACCCGCCTGGAGGGAGCGCCGCTGGCCCGCGCCGAATACTGGCTGGCGCCCGACCGGCCGGCGCCTTTTGCCGACCTGGTGGCCCTGCCTGCCACCACCTTGCAGCTGCGTCAGCAGGGCGGAGCGCTGCACATGACCAATACGGGCAGGTGGGCCGCGCCCTGGATCAGCATCGAAGCGGCCGGTCCCGGCGCCGAGGACCTCACCGACAACGGCTTCAGCCTGCTGCCCGGCGAGGAGGTCGTGCTGGAGGCCCGATTCGACGAAGGTGCGTCCGTCACCGCCCAGGCGCTCAATACGGTAACTTCGGAACTCATCTGGAGGTCCATGTGAAAGCGTCCTCGCTGCCACGTCCGCTGCGCCAGGGCGGCGTGCTGATCTGGCAGCATCTGCCGACCCTGATTGGGCTCAACGTGTTGTGGAGCGTGCTGGCGCTGACCCTGGTGCTGCTGGGACCGGTGACCCTCGGTGTCTACGTCTTCATCGCCCAGCTGCGCGACGACGCCGGGCCGCAATGGCGCGACGTGCCGGGCCTGCTGCGCCGCTTTCTGCTGCCGGGCCTGGGGTGGTTTGTCACGCTGCTGGTGTTCACGTTTCTGGCCTTTGCCAACCTCAGCTACTGGCCGAGGGTGTTGGGCAGTTTCGGCTCGGCGGTGGCGGTGCTGGCCTGGAGTTACCTGATCTGGCTGTTCGCGGCGCTGCAACCCTACCTGCTGGAGGCGCTGACCACCGAGCGCCGCCCGTACCTGCGGGCCTGGGGGGCGGCCTTCACGGCGCTGGCCCGCCGGCCCGTCAGCGCCCACCTCTACGCGCTGCTGCCGGCCTCGGCGCTGCTGCTGGGCCTCTTTTTCCGCACGCTGGCGCCGCTGGTGCTGGTCAGCCTCACGCTGGCGTTCGCGGCGGTGCAGGTGCGTCCGCTCACCATCCGGCCCGAGCCCGAAGAGGAGTGGCCGTCCTCCCTCAAGGAAGGTCAACCGTGACTCCAGGCGCCCTGCAACTGCTGTTTCCCGGCGTGTACCGCTACACCAGCAGCGCCCACGCCTATGTGCTGATTTGCCACGAGGACGCGGTGCTGATCAACCTCGGCGACGGCGACGTGCTCGACCACCTGCCGCCGGGCGTGAAGGTGCACGCCGCGCTGCTGACCCACCACTTCGCCGACGTGGCCTCGGGGGCGGCGCGGGCCATCAGGCGCGGCATTCCGGTGTACGCGCCGGAAAGCGAGGTGGAACTGCTGCGCTCGGCTCCTCAGACGCTGCGTCGGGCCGGGCGACCCAACAACTACGATCCCCGGCTGTACCAGTACGGCGCGCCGGAGGAAGCCGAGGTATGGCCGCTGCGCGATTACCAGACCTACTGTTTCGGGGCGCTGAGCTTGCAGGTGCGGCCCACGCCGGGGCCGACCGTGGGCGCGGTGTCGTTCATCACCCTGATCGGCGGCCAGAAGCTGGCCCTCACTGGCGACCTGCTCTACGCGCCGGGCCAGATCAGCCGTCTGGCGGCGACGCAGTGGACCTACCACGGCGGCGAGGGTCTGGCCGGCAGCGTGCTCTCGCTGCTCGACCTGGCTGACGCCCGGCCCGACGTGGTGTTGCCGGCCCACGGCGAGCCGATGCTGCCGGGAGCACTGGAGCAGACCGCCCAGGCGCTCTGGCCGCTGTTGCAACTGCGGCGGCACAACCCGCGCCTCCTCGAGCTGCGCGCCTCGCCCTACGAGGAACTGAGACCCTGGCTGCTGCACAACCGCACCAGCATGGCCAACAGCTACGTGTTGCGCTCGCTCTCGGGGCACGCCCTGATCATCGATTTCGGCTACGACTTCTCCTTCGGCTCGCCGGTCAGCACCGAGCGCGACGCCCGGCGCCCCTGGCTGCTGACCGTGCCGGCGCTGTTCTCGAAGTACGGTGTGGTGCACATCGACGCGGTGTTGCCCACCCACTACCACGACGACCACGTGGCCGGCATTCCCCTGCTGCGCGAGCAGTACGGCGCGCAGGTGTGGGCCAGCGAGAACGTGGCCCCGGTGCTGGCCTACCCGGAGCGCTACCAGGTGCCGTGCCTGTGGTTCGAGGGCATCACGGTGGACCGGCGGCTCAAGCTCGGGGAAGCGGTGCCGTGGCGCGAATTCACCGTGACGCCCTACGATCTGCCGGGCCACGCCCGCTACGCGGCGGCGGTGCTGGTCGAGGGTCACGGCGAGCGCCTGCTGTTCGGCGGCGACCAGTACGCCGATGTCGACGGCCTGGGCCTGAATTACACCTACCCCAACCTGGTGCGCGAGACCGATTACCTGCACAGCGCCGAGTTGTACGAACGCCTGCAGCCGGACCTGATTCTCAGCGGGCACGGCCCGCCGCTGACGCCGGGCCCCGGCTACGGCGCCGAGTTGCGCGCCCGGGGCGAAGCGCTGCTGCGCCTGCACACCCAGTTGCAGCCGCTCACCTCGCGGTTGGTGCTCAGCCTGGAGCGCCAGGGCCGGCAGGTCACGCTGCAACTCGACAACCCCACCGGCGAGGTGTTCGAGGGCCGCCTGCGGGGCTCGGCGGGCGTCTCGCCCCGCGAGGTGCCGCTGACCCTGTTTCCGGCGGCGTCGGTGCGGCTCGATTTCGAATTGGAGGGCCAGTATCCGTTCATGTTCGAGGTGCGCGGCCCCAGCGGGGAACCGGGCCTCTCGGCGGTGGTGCACCAGGACGAGCGCGGCCTGGTGCTCGGCGGCCCGGCTCAAATCGCCTCTGGAGAATCCTGAATGACCCGTCTGACCGATCAAGCCCGTCAACTCGCCCAGGACACCGTGCTCGCCAACGGCAGTTCCATCGGCCTGCTGGGGGCCAGCAGCGCTTACAAGCAGGTCTGGGCCCGCGACAGCATGGTCTGCGCCCTGGGCCTGATGCTGTGCGGCCCGGAAGGGGCCGACATCGCCCGCCGCTCGGTGGACACCCTGGCGGCCTACCAGTCGCGCCTGGGCAACATTCCGCACAACGTCGGCTTCGTGGGCCTGCCGGACCCGGCCCTGATCGCCCACGGCGGCGCGCTGCACGCTGGAAACGCCCAGGGCGTGGTGGTGGACAGCGCCCACGCCGGCTGCATCGACAACAGCTTGTGGTTCATCGTCGGCAATGCCTATCTCTGGCGCCTGGACGGCGATCTGGAGCGTATTCGGCGGCTGTGGCCCGCGCTGCAGCGGGCATATACCTGGCTGGAGTACCAGGACAGCAACGAATGCGGCCTCCTGGAAGTCCACGAGGCGATGGACTGGGCCGATCTGTTCGCCAACCGCTACAACAGCCTGGGACCGAACGTGCTGTGGTACGCCGCCCAGCGCAGCATGGCCGGACTCGCCGCCGCGCTGGGCGAGCCCGACGAAGCGTACACGGCCCGCGCCGAGGACATCCGCTTCAAGCTCAACACGCTGCTGTGGTACGGCCCGGAAACCACCAAGGACATGGCCTGGATCGAGGCAAACCGCAAGGAGTGGCTCTATCCGGTGCGGCTGGCCTCCACCGTGCTCCAGGAGCGGCCCTACTTTCTGCCGTACATGGCCTTCCGGGATTACGCCGACCGCTTCGACAGTTTCGGTAACCTGCTGGCGGTGCTGCTGGGGGTGACTGATGCGGCCCAGAGTGCCCGCATTCTCGATTACATCGAGTCGGCCGGCATCAACTTGCCGTGGCCGGTCCGGGCGGTGGACCCGCCGGTGCTGCCGGGTGAAGCCGACTGGCGCGAGTACTACCGGCTACGTAACCTGAACCTGCCGCACCAGTACCACAACGGTGGCGCCTGGCCGTATCTGGGCGGCCTGTACGTCGCGGCGCTGGTGCAGGCCGGGCGTCACGACGAGGCCGCCTTCCAGCTTGAACGCCTGGCCGAGATGAACCGGCAAAGCCGCACGCCGGGCCTGGAGTGGGATTTCAACGAGTGGTGCCACGGCGTCAGCGGGCGGCCCAGCGGCTTTCGCGGCCAGAGCTGGAGCGCGGCGATGTACGTCTACGCCCACGAGTGCGTGCAGCGCCGCGCCTGTCCGGGATTCGGCGGGCCGTGGTGAGAAAGGAGCCCATGTTCAAGATCGCCATTATCGGGGCCGGCGGGCAGGTCTTTCCGCTGCGGCTGGCCGCCGACATCCTCAGTTTTCCGGCCCTGCAGCATTGCACCCTGAGCCTGATGGACATCAACCCCGAGCGGCTCAAAGTCACCGAGGAGAACGTGCGCCGCCTCAGCGCGCACCACCAGTTGCCCGCGCAGATCGAGGCCACCACCGATCAGCGTGAAGCGCTGGCCGGGGCCGACGCTGTGATCGTCACCTTTCAGGTGGGCGGCCTGGAGGCTTACCGGCTCGACGTGGAAATTCCGCGTCGTTACGGCCTGGACCAGCCGGTGGGCGACACCCTGGGGCCGGGCGGGGTGATGCGTTTTCTGCGCAGCGTGCCGGCCTACCGTCAGCTGGCCGAGGACATGCTCGAGCTGTGCCCGGACGCGCTGCTGATCAACTACGCCAACCCGATGGCGATGAGCTGCTGGTACCTCTCGAAGCTGGGCGTCCACACGGTGGGGCTGTGTCACAGCGTGCAGGGCACCACCCACCTGCTGGCGCGGCAGCTCGGCATTCCGCCCCAGGAACTGCGCTACCGCAGCGCCGGCATCAACCACCAGGCCTGGCTGCTCGAACTGCGCCACCACGGCGAGGACGTGTATCCGCGCCTCAGGCAGCTGATGCGTGAGCGTCATCTCGAACGCCGCCCCGAACTCAGCGTCGCCGGCGACCGGGGCTATCACAGCGAGCCGTCCGGCGAGATCAACACCTACGAGGGCAGCCAGGAGCGGGTGCGGACCAGCATCATGGATTTTTTCGGCTACTTTCATACCGAGTCGAGCCACCATGCCAGCGAGTACCTGCCGTACTTCCGCAAGAATGCCGAACGGGTAGAGGAATTTCTGCCGAGGCGCTGGGACTACTATCAGGTGTGTTGCCACCAGGAGGGAGACGACCAGCATGAGCTGCTGGAGCGCCTGCTCGACGACCTGAGGCCTTCGGCCGAGTACGGGGCCGCCATTCTGAACGCCCTGGTGACGAATGAGCCCACCGTGATCTACGGCAACGTGCCCAACGCCGGCCTGATCTCCAACCTGCCGGAAGGCTGCTGCGTCGAGGTGGCCTGCCTGGTGGACGCGGGCGGGGTGCAGCCCACCGCCCAGGGCGCGCTGCCGCCGCAACTGGCCGCCCTCAACCGCAGCAACGTCGCGGTGCAGGAACTGGCGGTGGAAGCGGCGCTCAGCGGTGACGTGCGCCACGTCTACCACGCTGTGGCACTCGATCCGCTGACCAGCGCCCTGCTAACGCTGGAGCAGATTCAGGCCATGACCAGCGAGCTGCTGGAAGCCCAGGCCGAGTGGCTACCGCAGTTCGCGGCGGGAGCAAAATGAGGGCGGCCCGCTCCGCTGGAGGCCCCCATGGACATCGTTGACGCGCAGGTTCACTTCAACCGTTTCGGTACGCTGGACACCGGCCTCGCCATGATGGACGCCGTCGGGGTAAGCGCCCTGCTCTACGACGAGTACTGGGCCTTCGACGAGCGCTCGCGGATCTTGCCGGGCTACGAACTGCCGGGTGGAGCCTTCCGGCACGTCTTTCCGCTGGCCGAGGAAGCCGCGCTGCGCTTACCGGAGCGCTTCGCTTATCTGGTGCGCTTCGATCGCCGCGATCCCGAACTCGACCGCCTGATCGCCGCCGTCCGGACCACGCCCCAGCAAAAAGCGTTGCGGGTGGTGCCCTGGACCGAACAGGGCTTCGGCGAGTTCGCCGAGGGCGCCGAGGACCCGGTGTTTGCGGCGGCGCAGAAGTACGGCGTGCCGGTGTTCGTGCTTCTGCCGGGCCGCACGGACTCGCTGCACCGCTACCTGAAGAAGTTTCCCGACCTGCCGATCATCGTGGACCACTGCGGAGTCGAGCTGACGGCGGGCCGCCTGCACGACGACCGGCTCTCGGGTTTTGACAGGGTGCTGGCACTGGCCGAGTACCCCAACGTCTCGCTCAAGTGGACGCACGCGCCGCGCCTGTCGGCCCAGGGTTACCCTTACCCGGACGTGCTGGACATGCTGCTGCGGGTGGTGGAGGCCTTCGGCCCCGAGCGGGTGATGTGGGGCAGCGACCACAGCGAGAGCAAAGACCACCACAGCTGGGCTGAGTCGCTGTTCTACATCCGTGACAGCGCCGCACTCTCCGCCGGGGACAAGGCCTGGATTCTGAGCGGCAGCCTGCGAAAGACCCTCGACTGGCCGGCCTCCTAACCGGGAGCCGCGAAAGGTGGCGCGGCCCGCTCCAGCCCGAAGCGCCCGGTGCACAGCGGATGCCGCCGCCCGGCGACCCACTCGGCGATGATCTCGCCGTGAACCGGCATGAACTTGAAGCCGGTGCCGGAACACGCCGACACGATCAGCACGTTCTCCGACTCCGGGTGGGTGTCGTAAACGAAGTCTCCGCTGCGGGTGGTGGTGTACAGGCAGGTCTTGGCCTGCATCACCGGCCCCGCCGCGCCGGGCAGGTGGGCCTCCAGAAAGGCCCGCATCACCTCGGTCAGTTTCGGGCGCGGCAAGCCGTCACGGGTGTCGGGGCTCACCTGCGGCCCGCTGAGGTGCAGGCCGAGCTTGACGCCGGGCAGGTGAAACATCGGAAAGCCGTAGACTTCCGGCGTCTGCCACTGGATGAACAGCGGAAAACGCTCCGGTACGAAGGCTTCCGGCTGCCGGGGCCGGAAAAACACCACCTGTTCCTGCGTGACCCGTAGCCGCCCGGCCAGGAGCGGGGCCAGCGCGGGCAGCCACGCTCCGGCCGCCACGATCAGCCGCTGGGCGGTGAACACGCCGCGACCCGTGCGTACCCTGGGCGCCTGTGGGTCGCGGAGGTCGAGGTCCAGCACCGGGGTCCGGTCGAGCAAAGTCGCGCCCAGCACCCCCGACATGGCCGTCAGCAGTTCCAGCGCCAGGCTGGGGTTGAGGATGCCGGCCTCGGGACTGTAGATGACCTGCCAGTCGTCGCCGGGCCGCCACTGCGGATAGCGCCGCGCCAGCGAAGCGGCGTCGAGCACCTCGAAGTCCTGGCCGCTTTCGCGCAGGTTCGTCTGGATGTCGGTCAGGGCGGCGTTGTCGGCGCTCCCCAGATCGAGCAGGCCGGTGGGCCGGTACAACGGGGTGGCGTACTCGGTCTGAAAGGTGCGCCACAGGTCCAGGGCGCGCCGGGCCATCTGCGCGTAGTCGCGCAGCGGTTGCGAGAGCCGGAAGATGCGCGACGGCCCGGCGCTGCTGCCCCGGTCGTGCCCGAAGCCGAACTGCTCCAGTACCAGCACGTCCTGGCCCCGGCGGGCGAGTTCGTGGGCGGCGGCGATACCGGCCATGCCGCCGCCGATCACGATGGTGTCGTACTCCGTCTTCACCGGCGCTCCTGATTAGGCGGCAGTGCGGTAGGGACGGTTGAGCCGGTATTCGAGCGCGGCGAACACCCGCGACGCCACGTTGGAGAGCACGAAGTAGATCGCGCCCGTCGCGGCGTAGAGCGCCACCGGCTGAAACGTCGCCGCCACCATGCCGCGCGTCGTGAGCAGCAGTTCGGTCACGGTGATCACCGAGGCAAGGCTGGAATCCTTGAGCAGCCCGATAAACTGGTTG encodes the following:
- the solA gene encoding N-methyl-L-tryptophan oxidase, translated to MKTEYDTIVIGGGMAGIAAAHELARRGQDVLVLEQFGFGHDRGSSAGPSRIFRLSQPLRDYAQMARRALDLWRTFQTEYATPLYRPTGLLDLGSADNAALTDIQTNLRESGQDFEVLDAASLARRYPQWRPGDDWQVIYSPEAGILNPSLALELLTAMSGVLGATLLDRTPVLDLDLRDPQAPRVRTGRGVFTAQRLIVAAGAWLPALAPLLAGRLRVTQEQVVFFRPRQPEAFVPERFPLFIQWQTPEVYGFPMFHLPGVKLGLHLSGPQVSPDTRDGLPRPKLTEVMRAFLEAHLPGAAGPVMQAKTCLYTTTRSGDFVYDTHPESENVLIVSACSGTGFKFMPVHGEIIAEWVAGRRHPLCTGRFGLERAAPPFAAPG